A portion of the Bacteroides faecium genome contains these proteins:
- a CDS encoding DUF1566 domain-containing protein: MYNQNFYVSSGFESPYDGRPGKPMRPLSDTTNQNGCFAYYENSDQSDKGQWRVPTINEYILMALYLTGYNTLPSITDFTYPSIQNDKKATFYYVTSTTYEGNVDEAYYFMWYPGFMPTITFHYAKTTGGRVRCIRDIE, from the coding sequence ATGTATAATCAAAATTTCTACGTATCATCCGGTTTCGAAAGCCCTTATGACGGCAGGCCGGGAAAGCCAATGAGGCCACTGTCCGATACTACAAATCAGAATGGTTGCTTCGCATATTATGAGAACTCGGATCAGAGTGACAAAGGTCAGTGGAGAGTTCCTACGATTAATGAATATATATTGATGGCTCTTTATTTGACGGGATACAATACACTTCCTTCTATAACCGATTTTACATATCCCTCAATCCAAAATGATAAAAAGGCTACTTTTTATTATGTAACTTCCACAACTTATGAGGGTAATGTAGACGAAGCATATTATTTTATGTGGTATCCCGGATTTATGCCGACTATAACATTCCATTACGCTAAGACCACAGGTGGGCGTGTCCGTTGCATCCGTGATATTGAATAG
- a CDS encoding Mfa1 family fimbria major subunit (Members of this family are fimbrial shaft proteins (major subunit proteins), found in the Bacteriodetes. The family is named for Mfa1 from Porphyromonas gingivalis, and is related to but distinct from the family of FimA from the species.), with amino-acid sequence MRNKKFIFSMGVAALLFAACSNDDNLVTGTGGGAAEPTIVEGEPTYASFTVKSGEVKNSRAATAPETGDDQITGDVTLLIFNYQTKVLENKFTMTPTSGTANGTFLVTSGKKRIYAFANLKNESGSAKIEALQPKVSTVDEMLALVTDEAGTSLGQTATNVPMSNIDDGLAKDVANGVEQTDAPTSNHIDLKMLRMLSRAKLVLKSGVDDKFKASGFTANNIAKVTYLVQHAVGSVVKSPLYEKTWGSGITANDFMAKETFYTGSTENTVNQLNQYYYLTENTSPSFLKGAATHFILKGVYIPARIIRSGAFDVATQNLKFEYGGTPTEADCDEYCYVTESPNAAVIPTGEFFLNRDILNDAINAYNAAVTADKRITASDVKYNEYTTGSYYRINLGEGEAGATVFGVKRNNSYTVTVNSVTGPGFNTPDGTNGAEGDPSTPIDQKTYLDVTVTVAPWTEVSQGTDIN; translated from the coding sequence ATGAGAAACAAAAAGTTTATTTTTTCAATGGGAGTAGCAGCTTTATTGTTTGCGGCCTGCTCAAACGATGACAATTTAGTGACTGGAACGGGGGGAGGCGCTGCTGAACCGACGATTGTAGAGGGTGAACCAACTTATGCATCGTTTACTGTTAAGTCGGGCGAAGTGAAAAATAGTCGTGCCGCTACAGCTCCGGAAACGGGTGATGACCAAATTACCGGTGATGTGACATTGCTGATTTTTAATTATCAGACGAAAGTACTTGAGAATAAGTTTACAATGACTCCTACATCGGGGACAGCTAACGGTACTTTTCTTGTGACTTCCGGTAAGAAGCGTATTTATGCGTTTGCTAATCTGAAAAATGAAAGTGGAAGCGCTAAAATTGAAGCTTTACAACCTAAGGTATCGACGGTAGATGAGATGTTGGCGCTAGTGACAGACGAAGCTGGGACATCCTTAGGGCAGACTGCTACTAATGTACCGATGTCGAACATAGATGATGGTCTTGCCAAAGATGTGGCTAATGGTGTTGAGCAAACTGATGCGCCAACGTCGAATCATATTGATTTGAAGATGCTGAGAATGCTGTCCAGAGCAAAACTTGTTTTGAAATCTGGAGTAGATGATAAGTTTAAAGCATCCGGCTTTACGGCAAATAATATTGCTAAGGTTACTTATCTTGTGCAGCATGCTGTAGGGAGTGTCGTGAAATCGCCTTTGTATGAAAAGACATGGGGGAGTGGAATTACTGCGAATGACTTTATGGCTAAAGAGACGTTTTATACGGGTAGTACTGAAAATACAGTAAATCAACTTAATCAATATTATTACCTGACAGAGAATACTTCTCCTTCTTTCTTGAAAGGTGCTGCTACCCATTTTATTCTTAAAGGAGTTTATATTCCTGCACGTATTATCCGGAGTGGAGCATTTGATGTCGCTACTCAGAATTTGAAATTTGAATATGGAGGCACTCCTACAGAAGCGGATTGTGACGAATATTGCTATGTAACTGAAAGTCCTAATGCCGCTGTGATTCCGACAGGGGAGTTTTTCTTGAACCGTGATATTCTTAATGATGCGATCAATGCTTATAATGCTGCAGTGACTGCAGATAAGCGAATTACTGCTTCTGATGTTAAATATAACGAATATACAACGGGTTCTTATTATAGAATCAATCTTGGTGAGGGAGAAGCAGGAGCTACAGTGTTCGGTGTGAAACGTAACAACTCTTATACGGTTACTGTTAATTCTGTAACTGGTCCGGGCTTCAATACTCCTGACGGAACCAATGGTGCTGAAGGTGATCCGAGTACGCCTATCGACCAGAAAACTTATCTTGACGTAACAGTTACTGTAGCTCCGTGGACTGAAGTGAGCCAAGGTACTGATATTAACTAA
- a CDS encoding FimB/Mfa2 family fimbrial subunit → MTRIRLQSIFPFLALAGFVLVFYGCMKEDYSDCGLYLQFKYTHNPEQTDKLREVINTIDVFAFDAGGTFVGQWKHDPSSGKELHLKLEKGIYTLVAWGNISEQFSYSLLQPGVTTMDEAILSLRRDADNIVTDSPQPLYHAIMGDLNMKNIGMQRMEMDFYHNVNHIEVNLEGLPISATSTGMRAIDPAPGTRFTLLVTGSNGDYKFDNSRWELAPTLTYLPQYSQSGKRLTAAFSLMRLSREDDTRIVLLHTEDDGSKRELYSASLSDLLMNNPKLDFDIDSEFQLNLKFDYSYTLIGITVNEWNSVDADDGQGGTIG, encoded by the coding sequence ATGACGCGTATCAGACTTCAATCTATTTTTCCTTTCCTTGCCCTTGCAGGATTCGTGCTCGTTTTTTACGGATGCATGAAAGAAGATTATTCGGACTGTGGATTGTACCTGCAGTTTAAGTACACCCACAACCCTGAACAAACCGACAAACTTCGTGAAGTAATAAATACGATAGACGTGTTTGCTTTCGATGCCGGAGGAACTTTTGTTGGACAATGGAAGCATGATCCGTCTAGTGGCAAAGAACTACACCTTAAGTTGGAAAAAGGCATATATACACTTGTCGCATGGGGAAATATCTCCGAGCAATTCTCGTACTCTTTGCTTCAGCCGGGTGTTACTACGATGGATGAAGCCATACTTAGTCTCCGCCGTGATGCGGATAATATTGTGACCGACAGTCCGCAACCTCTCTATCATGCTATAATGGGAGACCTCAATATGAAAAATATTGGCATGCAACGTATGGAAATGGACTTCTACCACAATGTGAACCATATTGAAGTGAATCTGGAAGGTCTGCCGATATCCGCAACTTCCACAGGCATGCGGGCTATTGACCCAGCTCCCGGGACACGCTTCACTCTACTCGTCACCGGAAGCAACGGTGATTATAAATTTGACAATTCTCGTTGGGAGCTGGCTCCCACGTTAACATATCTCCCGCAGTATTCCCAGTCGGGGAAAAGATTGACGGCCGCATTTTCGCTCATGCGTCTCTCCAGGGAAGATGATACCCGTATCGTTCTTCTTCATACGGAAGATGACGGAAGTAAAAGAGAACTCTATAGCGCGAGTCTGAGTGACTTGTTGATGAACAATCCGAAATTGGACTTCGATATTGACTCTGAGTTTCAGTTGAACCTGAAGTTTGATTACTCCTATACACTGATTGGAATTACGGTGAACGAATGGAATTCAGTGGATGCCGACGACGGACAGGGAGGGACTATAGGATGA
- a CDS encoding fimbrial protein, protein MIKNIRLAVFGATLSILASACTDDTFSGTSPVRMEGKASIPLVVTIPDAQIVQTRTGGSGDASIEKLNVLLFDNSAGDTNEGGVKLVAHRSVDGTAATVELPLSSGSSRLVYVVANAGKYLSTLPVSDTDLKETGGGYKYSLTDIRSMLTTASVSPDDKGFVTGDALPGIPVPMSGVVRFDSGLTSADAISVQLVRLLSKISVSTPLPASKFKIKGLTICNGAQTGNILMPASAADGKGSGRMGYSVVDSLLYAYPTFVGGADNQPVSVVVEAEYDGLAESSFYRLLISTDLSSPDNGLSLQRNHHYLIKINKVNINGYKNLDTAIASPPSNVDYNVTELNNYSNVTLIGGNFFSLDYERFIIYADSLEQLSTATMRTNYPLTTTPQGSVTVDDGLVLLGTDVFVGQDTVKTFNVKITSSYSHLEHSDSNPKGIHISLGSYHKTIEIIKRPSADIHPQSLEISDITDIKFISSSGDISPWWVNFSTEAVYTPFDIHTVIGKDLLSGSGFKAYVHIDENMNADYREVYFQTVSKTGGVPEKYILRQEGIKKYTLGFFGGAMQTGSNILQFSHQLVIEGYEENKEPLSLFPQDKYPATDTEKSALNAVFESGKKSTILLANTYNSPAALYCLNKNRDQNGNGKIDDDEVLWYLPGIRQGMGIMFYQVLTENLGSSYWSSSCCFNTFEDMYGKPVTTQGAYMMNTINYSGGYRFFCASFSDAATMKNSIRCVRDL, encoded by the coding sequence ATGATAAAGAATATCAGATTAGCAGTATTTGGCGCAACCTTATCCATATTGGCATCTGCGTGTACGGACGATACTTTTTCAGGGACGTCACCTGTCAGGATGGAAGGTAAGGCCAGTATTCCTCTTGTGGTTACAATACCTGATGCTCAAATCGTACAAACACGGACAGGAGGAAGCGGAGATGCTTCGATAGAAAAGCTGAATGTGTTGTTGTTTGATAATAGTGCGGGTGATACGAATGAAGGTGGAGTGAAGCTTGTGGCGCACCGGTCTGTTGATGGTACGGCTGCCACTGTAGAGTTGCCTTTGTCATCGGGAAGTTCTCGTTTGGTCTATGTGGTGGCGAATGCCGGAAAATACCTGTCTACTCTTCCTGTGTCGGACACTGACCTTAAAGAAACGGGTGGCGGGTATAAATACTCCCTTACGGATATTCGTTCGATGCTTACTACAGCATCAGTCTCACCTGATGATAAAGGTTTTGTGACCGGTGATGCTCTTCCCGGAATTCCTGTCCCGATGTCCGGTGTGGTAAGATTTGATAGCGGACTGACATCGGCTGATGCTATCAGTGTGCAATTAGTGCGCTTATTGTCTAAAATTTCAGTATCCACCCCTTTGCCTGCCTCTAAATTTAAAATTAAGGGCTTGACCATATGTAATGGGGCACAAACGGGGAACATTCTTATGCCGGCCTCTGCTGCTGATGGTAAAGGATCGGGCAGGATGGGGTATTCTGTCGTGGATAGTCTGCTTTACGCCTACCCCACGTTTGTCGGAGGAGCTGATAATCAGCCTGTATCTGTAGTTGTAGAAGCAGAATATGACGGACTGGCAGAATCTTCGTTTTACCGTCTTCTTATCAGTACTGATCTGTCTAGTCCTGACAATGGTTTGTCGTTGCAGCGGAACCATCATTATCTTATCAAGATCAATAAGGTAAATATCAACGGGTATAAAAACTTGGATACGGCAATTGCCAGTCCGCCCTCTAATGTGGACTATAATGTGACAGAACTGAATAATTATTCAAACGTAACCCTTATTGGTGGTAATTTTTTTTCGCTTGATTATGAGCGGTTTATAATATATGCAGACAGCTTGGAACAACTTTCTACGGCAACAATGAGGACTAATTATCCATTGACAACGACTCCCCAGGGGAGTGTCACGGTGGATGACGGACTGGTTTTGCTGGGTACTGATGTATTTGTTGGACAGGACACTGTGAAAACTTTCAATGTGAAAATTACTTCTTCCTATTCTCATTTGGAACATTCAGATTCGAATCCGAAAGGCATTCATATCTCTCTCGGTTCTTATCATAAGACGATTGAAATTATCAAAAGACCCTCTGCCGATATACATCCGCAGTCGTTGGAAATTTCCGACATTACAGATATCAAATTTATTTCTTCTTCGGGAGATATCAGTCCGTGGTGGGTGAATTTCTCGACAGAAGCTGTATATACCCCATTTGATATACATACGGTAATAGGCAAAGATTTATTGTCGGGCTCCGGATTCAAGGCATATGTGCATATTGATGAGAATATGAATGCAGATTATCGTGAGGTTTATTTTCAGACTGTCTCTAAAACTGGTGGTGTGCCGGAGAAATATATTCTCCGCCAAGAGGGCATAAAAAAATATACGTTGGGCTTTTTTGGCGGTGCAATGCAAACAGGCTCTAATATATTACAATTTTCACATCAGCTGGTTATAGAAGGATATGAAGAAAATAAGGAGCCTCTCTCTCTTTTTCCTCAAGACAAGTATCCTGCTACTGATACAGAAAAGTCAGCTTTAAATGCTGTCTTTGAAAGCGGGAAGAAGTCTACAATTCTGCTGGCTAATACATACAACTCCCCGGCAGCGCTTTATTGTCTGAATAAAAATAGGGATCAGAATGGTAATGGGAAGATCGACGATGATGAAGTATTATGGTATTTGCCCGGCATCAGGCAAGGAATGGGAATCATGTTTTATCAGGTATTGACAGAGAATTTAGGTTCCTCTTATTGGTCATCTTCCTGTTGCTTTAATACTTTTGAGGATATGTATGGCAAGCCTGTCACGACTCAAGGCGCTTATATGATGAATACTATTAATTATTCGGGCGGTTATCGTTTTTTTTGTGCGTCTTTTTCCGATGCGGCTACAATGAAAAATAGTATACGTTGTGTGCGTGATTTATAG
- a CDS encoding site-specific integrase: MRTSIRLMLNKNRRLKDGRYPLVFRVIHCRRKKLLYTGYRVCEDEFDESVGKVLPDAGSGLTASKVSIINKEVEQMKKNIWGRVRQLELTGLPFSVDDLLRPKEEEKKEGVRQFQLLEYIDGQVETKRMKGKEGMAAAYRSTRSSLAKYVYNVDIDMEKVDYRFVQGYIEFLTQQGIRANTVCYYLRNLRTLYNQAIVDGLRTDKEYPFVKVSTRPAKTVKRAISREDMEAIANLSLEGNYKMELSRDLYLFSFYAQGMSFVDVVFLKKGNIVGETIIYNRHKSKQLIQIVITPQMNQLMKKYAGNGEYIFPIIDVNNPQSVYHQYRLALTNINRHLQKIELSLGIQKRITTYTARHTWATLAHDYGAPISVISAGLGHTSEEMTRVYLKELDSKVLNQVNLVITNLSIAKNDLTG, from the coding sequence ATGAGGACATCAATCAGGTTAATGCTAAACAAGAACAGGAGACTGAAAGACGGGCGCTATCCTCTTGTGTTTAGAGTGATACATTGCCGTCGGAAAAAATTGCTGTACACGGGATACCGGGTGTGCGAAGATGAGTTTGACGAATCGGTGGGGAAAGTTTTGCCGGATGCAGGCTCGGGGTTAACAGCTTCGAAGGTTTCGATAATCAATAAGGAAGTGGAGCAAATGAAAAAAAACATTTGGGGGCGTGTCCGGCAATTGGAGTTGACAGGTCTGCCTTTTAGTGTGGATGATTTGCTTCGTCCGAAAGAAGAAGAAAAAAAAGAAGGTGTGCGCCAGTTTCAATTGCTGGAATATATCGACGGCCAGGTTGAAACTAAGCGGATGAAGGGTAAAGAGGGGATGGCGGCTGCCTATCGGAGTACACGGTCGTCTTTGGCGAAGTATGTGTATAATGTAGATATAGATATGGAGAAAGTCGATTATCGCTTCGTGCAGGGGTATATCGAATTTCTTACTCAACAGGGAATAAGGGCGAATACGGTGTGTTATTATCTGCGCAATCTGCGTACGCTCTACAATCAGGCGATTGTCGACGGGTTGCGTACAGATAAGGAATATCCGTTTGTCAAAGTATCGACGCGTCCGGCTAAAACCGTCAAACGCGCTATTTCACGTGAGGACATGGAGGCTATTGCGAATTTGTCTCTTGAAGGAAACTATAAGATGGAACTGTCGCGCGATCTTTATCTTTTTAGTTTCTATGCACAGGGGATGTCGTTTGTAGATGTTGTATTCTTGAAAAAAGGAAACATCGTTGGCGAAACGATAATTTACAACCGGCATAAGTCGAAACAACTGATCCAAATCGTTATCACGCCGCAGATGAATCAGCTGATGAAGAAATATGCGGGTAATGGAGAATATATTTTTCCTATTATAGATGTTAATAATCCGCAATCTGTATACCATCAGTATCGTTTGGCGTTAACTAATATCAACCGACATTTGCAAAAGATCGAACTTTCACTTGGCATACAGAAAAGAATTACTACATATACTGCGCGCCATACCTGGGCGACTCTGGCTCATGACTATGGAGCGCCTATCTCCGTTATCAGCGCTGGTTTGGGGCATACTTCCGAAGAGATGACCAGGGTGTATTTGAAAGAGCTCGATTCGAAGGTGCTTAATCAGGTAAATTTGGTCATAACCAATCTGTCTATTGCTAAAAATGACCTTACAGGCTAA
- a CDS encoding DUF1566 domain-containing protein encodes MIRIYSIYNRMLCGILLLIVICGMGMSCTDDYFSENTRGSVRMATLDVRLPKADAGSDSEVTSARFIAFEAGGAGISGVLQVNSDITPTGARIQIPVGKSNVYVVANAPDSLKLDEISSESQLKEKIAAWEAVKKLPHIMVGSYLNVSISASGVQDNAGNTITVGNNLKRLVARLTVNLQYQSLGGDELVIDEITVGNRASYSPLLPAAFSGNTYVSSDADKATSLTATGTTDGLTTYQPIEFYLSEYLVNEAHKSNSTCLYIHAHTAGKEDEPLTFPVYIGDWFGKGITYEDFKNADTPAALVGVEGLSVTRNKHYTLTCKLKGAERTEIGLTTNVVEWTVVDINGNINTPFLNVDRTDVMVSAISGGTPVYYTSSVPRDSIEIDIVDNPDNRFTAVINANDPGKIYFIHQVEGVKRITTSSGAPITGKAIVTAKDGNAKIKKEITLGVFNPISKFFLRSSGVNYDYGSVTPITDINSAAKMDWRTAMGYTNPYTGVNSTLKGVNPNQTLMKGALPNTYTGCADYWEVSKDDRQKGRGCWRLPYSGEIKRLVSLINSLEELPSMGYDQIKFVGSERLWSSTETSEGFAYFGWPAYPYFEAMTKSINYAVRCVRDIDNSDTSGGASYLNVSHNTYEIAPMTYRQVPGIVPIYYESDGEVSISLLDENGQDISNMGTGMPFIGFSAASEDVLFGTSEPQIAFPNKDYVGMKKAYFCLHSTVKAASEYMTSLGDMQGPMMSEMRKHKYSLVFRSGNLSKTVPISVVSPLATQNLSQDLSLIDAMGISSVYSGYDYIQDKIFNKSQVLTDVAINMPVPDRFDSGCANYYEGSPTDYTTGKGNWFIAPSVLTIGGAYSANAARWGLSAMSTYQFLNKVYGDGLNFISGDIGTNVSFWSTREATSYKLSQHGVMNFFTGAVSYPLKTSKYRVRCERRLNADILSLSNQSITLSKGETAEVIYYTSTGKIATSVLPVSGRDSAFTTTTTTTTTTTSRIIITCSADAASGSESNLLVHTEGGKSTRSRTYKIIKLKVK; translated from the coding sequence ATGATAAGAATATACTCTATTTACAATCGTATGTTGTGCGGCATACTTCTTTTGATCGTGATTTGTGGTATGGGGATGTCGTGTACGGACGACTACTTTTCCGAAAACACAAGAGGCTCTGTCAGGATGGCTACGCTCGACGTGCGGCTTCCCAAAGCAGATGCCGGGAGCGACAGTGAAGTAACTTCTGCCCGTTTTATTGCTTTCGAGGCGGGAGGAGCGGGAATTTCCGGAGTTCTTCAAGTGAATTCAGACATCACTCCGACCGGTGCCCGTATACAAATCCCTGTCGGGAAAAGTAACGTATACGTCGTTGCCAACGCTCCGGACAGCCTCAAATTGGATGAAATATCGTCCGAAAGCCAGCTAAAGGAAAAAATAGCTGCCTGGGAGGCGGTAAAGAAATTGCCGCACATCATGGTAGGCAGTTATCTTAATGTCAGCATAAGTGCAAGCGGTGTCCAGGATAATGCCGGGAATACGATAACGGTGGGAAATAATCTGAAAAGACTTGTGGCAAGATTGACCGTCAATTTGCAATATCAGTCGCTCGGTGGGGATGAGCTTGTCATTGACGAGATCACTGTCGGTAATCGTGCCTCATATTCACCTTTGTTGCCTGCCGCATTTTCCGGGAATACCTATGTATCATCGGACGCGGATAAAGCAACAAGCTTAACTGCAACCGGAACAACGGACGGACTGACCACGTATCAACCGATAGAATTCTATCTTTCCGAATATCTGGTCAATGAGGCTCACAAATCCAACTCCACCTGTTTGTATATTCATGCTCATACGGCAGGTAAAGAAGACGAACCTTTAACTTTTCCTGTATATATAGGCGACTGGTTCGGAAAGGGTATCACTTACGAAGATTTTAAGAATGCGGACACACCGGCTGCATTAGTAGGGGTGGAAGGACTTAGTGTCACAAGAAATAAACATTACACGCTGACCTGCAAGTTGAAAGGTGCCGAACGGACAGAGATAGGACTGACAACTAATGTCGTTGAATGGACAGTGGTGGATATTAACGGGAATATCAATACGCCGTTTCTTAATGTGGACAGGACGGATGTGATGGTAAGTGCGATTTCAGGAGGAACTCCTGTCTATTATACAAGTTCTGTGCCGAGAGATAGTATTGAGATAGATATTGTGGACAATCCGGACAATCGTTTCACGGCTGTGATAAATGCGAATGACCCTGGTAAGATTTATTTTATTCATCAAGTTGAAGGAGTAAAGCGTATTACTACTTCAAGCGGTGCTCCCATAACAGGAAAAGCGATTGTCACTGCTAAAGATGGAAATGCCAAAATAAAAAAAGAAATAACGCTCGGAGTATTTAATCCTATTTCCAAATTTTTCTTGAGAAGCAGTGGTGTTAATTATGATTATGGCAGTGTTACGCCTATCACTGATATAAATTCTGCTGCGAAAATGGATTGGAGGACAGCGATGGGATATACAAATCCTTATACCGGAGTGAATTCTACTCTAAAAGGGGTAAATCCTAATCAAACTCTAATGAAGGGTGCTCTCCCTAATACATATACAGGTTGTGCTGATTATTGGGAAGTTTCTAAAGACGACCGGCAGAAAGGAAGAGGATGTTGGAGACTGCCCTATAGCGGAGAAATAAAAAGATTGGTATCTTTGATAAACTCTTTGGAGGAGCTTCCATCTATGGGATATGATCAGATAAAGTTTGTCGGATCAGAACGTTTATGGTCGTCTACCGAAACTTCTGAGGGGTTTGCATATTTCGGGTGGCCTGCATATCCGTACTTCGAAGCTATGACGAAGAGTATAAACTATGCTGTCCGCTGTGTCCGTGATATAGACAATTCTGATACATCGGGTGGTGCTTCATATCTGAATGTTTCTCATAATACATATGAGATAGCTCCTATGACTTATCGTCAAGTGCCCGGTATAGTACCTATTTATTATGAATCGGACGGTGAGGTTTCCATTTCGCTTTTGGATGAGAATGGACAGGATATTTCTAATATGGGGACAGGAATGCCATTTATAGGATTTTCCGCTGCATCTGAAGATGTTTTATTTGGAACATCGGAGCCCCAGATTGCATTCCCTAATAAAGATTATGTGGGAATGAAGAAAGCATACTTCTGTCTTCATTCGACAGTAAAAGCTGCGTCTGAGTATATGACCTCTTTGGGTGATATGCAAGGCCCTATGATGTCTGAGATGAGGAAACATAAGTATTCTTTAGTATTCCGCTCCGGCAATCTGTCTAAAACTGTGCCAATTTCCGTTGTAAGTCCGTTAGCGACCCAAAATCTGAGTCAGGATCTGTCATTAATAGATGCAATGGGAATAAGTTCAGTTTATTCCGGATATGATTATATCCAGGATAAGATATTTAATAAATCGCAGGTACTTACTGATGTGGCTATCAATATGCCTGTTCCTGACAGGTTTGATTCAGGATGTGCCAACTATTATGAAGGCTCCCCCACTGACTATACAACGGGAAAAGGGAACTGGTTTATTGCTCCTTCAGTTTTGACTATTGGCGGTGCGTATTCTGCAAATGCAGCGCGTTGGGGACTTTCCGCTATGAGTACTTATCAATTTTTGAATAAGGTCTACGGTGACGGCCTTAATTTTATAAGTGGGGATATTGGTACCAATGTCAGCTTTTGGTCTACGAGGGAGGCAACAAGTTATAAACTCTCACAGCATGGGGTCATGAATTTCTTTACTGGAGCTGTTAGTTATCCATTAAAAACTAGTAAATACAGAGTACGTTGTGAACGTCGTTTGAATGCGGATATATTATCTTTATCAAACCAGTCTATTACGCTTTCAAAAGGTGAAACTGCTGAAGTCATTTATTATACGAGTACCGGAAAAATTGCGACATCGGTTCTGCCGGTATCCGGGAGGGATTCAGCATTTACTACTACTACTACTACTACTACTACTACTACTAGCCGCATTATAATTACTTGTTCTGCAGACGCAGCGAGTGGAAGTGAGAGTAATTTATTGGTACATACTGAAGGCGGTAAAAGTACACGATCAAGAACTTATAAAATTATTAAATTGAAGGTAAAATAA
- a CDS encoding helix-turn-helix domain-containing protein yields MNDKKLVEEAPVKLLYFEEHVTCRNYIVHVETGFKILRFSSESERLQEDIAKKNYLLFFLEGEFQVTNNQYERTFKSGEMILIPRSSFLKIIPSSEAQLLCLFFDQPISNCDKLLLQTLSKRAKDMEYNFTSLPIICPLDKYLELLVLCLNSGLSCVHFHETMQRELFLLLCGFYTKEQISMLFFPIIGKKLNFKDFVTENSSKVHHVSELLALSNMGKSQFYNKFKEEFGIPAKQWMLQQLNNRIFGMLTDPEICIKDMVADLGFSSQAQFTVYCKKHFGYTPKQLIDTFQGENKLFG; encoded by the coding sequence ATGAATGACAAAAAACTAGTGGAAGAAGCGCCAGTTAAATTACTTTATTTTGAAGAACATGTCACATGTCGAAATTACATTGTTCATGTGGAAACCGGATTCAAAATATTAAGATTTTCTTCCGAATCTGAAAGACTACAAGAGGACATAGCAAAAAAGAATTATCTCCTGTTTTTTTTGGAAGGAGAATTTCAAGTTACGAATAATCAATATGAACGCACTTTTAAGTCCGGAGAAATGATACTTATCCCGCGTTCATCTTTTCTAAAGATTATACCTTCCTCTGAAGCACAACTGCTTTGCCTTTTTTTCGATCAACCTATTTCCAATTGTGACAAGTTACTGCTCCAGACCCTGTCTAAAAGGGCTAAAGATATGGAATATAATTTCACCTCACTTCCTATTATATGTCCGTTAGATAAATATTTGGAGCTACTTGTGTTATGTCTCAACAGTGGATTGAGTTGTGTTCATTTTCATGAGACAATGCAACGTGAGCTTTTTCTTCTTCTGTGCGGTTTTTATACAAAAGAACAAATCTCTATGTTGTTTTTTCCTATAATAGGAAAAAAACTGAACTTTAAAGATTTTGTCACAGAGAATAGTTCAAAGGTGCATCATGTATCGGAATTACTTGCATTGTCGAATATGGGAAAAAGTCAGTTTTATAACAAATTTAAAGAAGAATTTGGGATCCCAGCAAAACAGTGGATGCTGCAACAATTGAATAATCGGATATTTGGTATGCTTACTGACCCTGAAATATGCATAAAGGATATGGTGGCAGATTTGGGGTTTAGTTCCCAGGCACAATTTACCGTATATTGCAAAAAACATTTTGGATATACGCCCAAGCAACTGATAGACACTTTTCAAGGAGAGAATAAGCTATTTGGATAG